Genomic window (Cystobacter fuscus DSM 2262):
GCACCGCGGAGGAGGAAGAGGGAATTCCCTCCGTGTTCGAGCCCTCACTGGGCAGGGGGCTCATGCGGCGCATCGAGAATCCCACCGTGAGGTGGTTGAGCGTGGGGGGAGCGGTGGGGCTGCCGTTGCTGCTCACGCGAGCGGGGCACGGGCCGCTCTGGGTGCTCGGCATGTACCTGGGGGTCTTCGTGGCGGCGAGCTTCGTGCCCAGTGCGTTCTGGATGAGGAGGGGGCGCGACGAGTAGCCCCCGAGCGCGTCACCCGGGCTCGCCGCCGTCCGGGGGAGAGGACAGCCCGGAGGGGGAGTCACCGGGAGGAGAGAGGGAGACCGCGCCCGAGCGCACGCCCATCCACAGGGTGTCCTGGGCGGCGGCGGCGCGCACGAGGCTGGCGTCGGTGGTGGTGAGGAAGACCTGGGCGCCGCTCTCGGCGAGGTAGCGCATCAGGTAGGCATTGCGCTCGGGATCCAGCTCGCTCGAGACATCATCGAGCAGGAGCAGGGGCAGGAAGCCCGTGGCCGCCTCGAGGTTCTCGATCTCGGCGATCTTCCATCCCAGCACGAGCGCGCGCTGCTGGCCCTGACTGGCGTAGGCGCGAGCGCTGCGCGAGCCCAGGGTGACGGAGACATCATCCGCGTGGGGGCCCACGGAGGTGAAGCCTCGCTCGAGGTCTCTTCGGGAGCGGGACGCGAGCGCTTCACGGAGCGCGTTGGCGAGGGCCGCCTCATCGGCCTGGGCGAAGTCGAGCTCGCCGAGATGGGCGGGGCGGTACCCATAGGAGGCGGGGTCGGGGGTGCGCCCGATGGAGGCGAAGGTGGCCTGGGCACGGGGCGCGAGTTCGGCCATGAGGGCCCGTCGCCGGGCATAGACGCGGGCGCCGGCCTTGGCGAGGGTCTCGTCGTAGGCCTCGAGGTAGACGGAGTCCACCGGGCCCGTGCGCAGCAGACGGTTGCGATTCTTCAGGGCCCGAGCGTACTCGCGGCTCTCGCGCAGGAAGGCGGGGAAGCGGTTGAAGACGGCGCGATCCAGGAAGCCCCGGCGCGAATCCGGGCCGCCCTTGACGACCTCCAGATCATCCGGCGTGAAGGCCACCACCGAGACGCCACCGAAGTACTCCTCCAGGCTGGGGGCCTTCTTCCCATCCACGAAGGACTGCCGGACGCCGCCGGCCACCTCCACGGAGATTTCGCGTTCGGCGCCCTTGAGGAGGAAGCGGCCCGTGACCCGTGCGGCCGGAGCGCCCCACCGGACGAGCTCCGACAACCGGCCCGCGCGCAGAGGCTTGAGTGTCGCGAGGAAGTAGAGGGCTTCGAGCAGGTTGGTCTTTCCCTGACCGTTCTGCCCCACCGCGATGGTCGCGTGCGGGCTCGGCGACAGGGAGACCTGGCCGAGGTTACGGAAGTCCTGGACGTGGAGTGCCAACAGGCGCACGGGAGACCTTTCTCCCATCCGTTCAGGTGAGCGTCCAGGTGAAAGCCTATCCCCGGCGACGTTCGGCGGCAGGGCGTCCGGCCGCGGTCCGGGCCAGGAGGACCAGCCCGGGGAGATCCGCCTGATCCTCGGCGAGGGAGGGAGGTGTGAAACCGGAGAGGGAGCGCTCGCGGCCCACGGAGAAGAAGCGCG
Coding sequences:
- the recF gene encoding DNA replication/repair protein RecF (All proteins in this family for which functions are known are DNA-binding proteins that assist the filamentation of RecA onto DNA for the initiation of recombination or recombinational repair.), encoding MRLLALHVQDFRNLGQVSLSPSPHATIAVGQNGQGKTNLLEALYFLATLKPLRAGRLSELVRWGAPAARVTGRFLLKGAEREISVEVAGGVRQSFVDGKKAPSLEEYFGGVSVVAFTPDDLEVVKGGPDSRRGFLDRAVFNRFPAFLRESREYARALKNRNRLLRTGPVDSVYLEAYDETLAKAGARVYARRRALMAELAPRAQATFASIGRTPDPASYGYRPAHLGELDFAQADEAALANALREALASRSRRDLERGFTSVGPHADDVSVTLGSRSARAYASQGQQRALVLGWKIAEIENLEAATGFLPLLLLDDVSSELDPERNAYLMRYLAESGAQVFLTTTDASLVRAAAAQDTLWMGVRSGAVSLSPPGDSPSGLSSPPDGGEPG